A window of the Gossypium hirsutum isolate 1008001.06 chromosome A05, Gossypium_hirsutum_v2.1, whole genome shotgun sequence genome harbors these coding sequences:
- the LOC107958870 gene encoding glutaredoxin-C6, with translation MQRLRSWSSDVGQLDLSPLPPPQPPPSSSNNTPMSTTAISGAGFSIDEEEPTEARIRRLISEHPVIIFSRSSCCMCHVMKKLLATIGVHPTVIELDDHEIASLPPPPAHDSLSSRSPAPAVFIGGTCVGGLESLVALHLSGHLVRKLVEVGALWV, from the coding sequence ATGCAAAGGTTAAGGAGCTGGTCGAGTGACGTTGGGCAACTTGATCTAAGTCCACTGCCACCACCACAACCTCCTCCTTCTTCCTCAAACAACACCCCCATGAGCACCACAGCCATCAGCGGCGCCGGCTTTTCCATAGACGAGGAGGAGCCAACGGAGGCACGAATCAGGAGGTTGATATCGGAGCACCCAGTCATCATCTTCAGCCGCTCCTCCTGTTGCATGTGCCATGTGATGAAAAAACTCTTAGCCACCATCGGGGTTCACCCAACTGTCATCGAACTCGATGACCATGAGATCGCTTCCCTCCCTCCGCCTCCTGCCCACGATAGCCTCTCCTCTCGGAGTCCTGCTCCCGCTGTCTTCATTGGCGGAACATGCGTCGGCGGTCTTGAATCCCTTGTGGCTCTCCACCTTAGTGGACACCTAGTCCGCAAGCTCGTCGAAGTTGGCGCTCTCTGGGTATGA